The Natronosalvus caseinilyticus genome includes a region encoding these proteins:
- a CDS encoding transcription initiation factor IIB — translation MATREIYKTAFDEDVQTETESNQCPECDGQVTTNAIETICEDCGLVIDEQRIDHGPEWRPHDQDQRKRMGAPLTAARHDRGLSTEIGRRKDANGNELSGQKRQRLARMRREQSRGRFHSKAERNLAHGLGEVRRIVSTLEFTESVRDQACHLFRSAQNEDLLRGRSIEAMAAASVYGICRCNGLSRTLEDIADAARVEQSRVRSAYKTLNRELGLPAQPVRPGEFIPRLASELDVSDSIRQRARRLAEEAESTDATTGVRPSGFAAACLYKAGRDEGRWLTQTEVAEAANVTTPTIRSHQDTLAELVPEASDSERSVCTGCGADV, via the coding sequence ATGGCAACTAGAGAGATTTACAAAACGGCGTTCGACGAAGACGTCCAGACTGAGACTGAATCGAACCAATGCCCTGAGTGCGACGGTCAGGTCACCACCAATGCTATCGAAACCATCTGTGAGGACTGTGGGCTCGTCATCGACGAGCAGCGGATCGATCACGGTCCGGAATGGAGACCCCACGATCAGGACCAGCGAAAGCGGATGGGGGCTCCACTTACAGCGGCACGTCACGACCGAGGGCTATCGACGGAAATCGGTCGCCGGAAAGATGCGAACGGGAACGAACTCTCTGGGCAAAAGCGCCAGCGGCTAGCCCGAATGCGGCGTGAGCAGTCTCGTGGGCGGTTCCACTCGAAAGCTGAGCGGAATCTCGCACACGGCCTGGGTGAAGTTCGAAGAATCGTGAGCACACTCGAGTTCACAGAATCGGTTCGCGACCAGGCGTGTCACTTGTTCCGGAGTGCACAGAACGAAGACCTGCTTCGAGGCCGATCGATCGAGGCGATGGCGGCAGCGAGCGTCTACGGGATCTGTCGCTGTAACGGTCTCTCACGAACGCTCGAGGACATCGCCGATGCGGCACGGGTCGAGCAGTCGAGAGTCAGGAGTGCCTACAAGACGCTAAACAGAGAACTCGGACTCCCGGCCCAGCCCGTTCGCCCGGGCGAATTCATTCCCCGACTTGCGTCGGAACTCGACGTCTCTGACTCTATTCGACAGCGAGCTCGGAGGTTAGCGGAAGAAGCTGAATCAACAGATGCCACAACGGGCGTTCGGCCATCAGGATTTGCAGCGGCCTGTCTCTACAAAGCCGGGCGCGACGAAGGTCGGTGGCTGACGCAGACGGAGGTCGCGGAAGCTGCGAACGTCACGACCCCGACCATCCGGTCACATCAAGACACACTGGCTGAACTGGTCCCCGAAGCGTCTGACTCGGAACGTTCAGTCTGTACTGGATGTGGGGCTGATGTTTAA
- the cas7b gene encoding type I-B CRISPR-associated protein Cas7/Csh2, whose protein sequence is MSDNAYADDSYEPVTNRSEIVFCYDAVDANPNGNPLSGANRPRIDPETQQAIVTDVRLKRYLRDQLDDDGHGVYVQNVKNEAGEQSSREDLLESRLRGLEPEDWDFDDLDDEDEAKLREEVFGAFLDNSADVRYFGATMSVDMKGSYEPFAEHLPDHFTGPVQFSPAKTLHPVTENEEYNSLTSVIATGEGKEQGGFDLDDHRIQYGFIAFHGLVDEHGAADTKLSTADVERLDTLTWRAIKNQTISRSKVGQEPRLYLRVEYKDESFHLGGLTRDLDIDEDRSVPTDELRNVREFTLDGTELVSRLDRHDDRIARVRVVASDVLDVTVDDETYTAGDEVGEHGFYDVLRGAVGDDIVEVVNVYDEAAATMPE, encoded by the coding sequence ATGAGCGACAACGCATACGCCGACGACAGCTACGAGCCCGTGACGAACCGTTCCGAGATTGTCTTCTGCTACGATGCCGTCGACGCAAACCCCAACGGCAACCCACTGAGCGGGGCGAATCGCCCACGTATCGACCCCGAGACTCAGCAGGCGATCGTGACCGACGTCAGGCTGAAGCGCTATCTGCGTGACCAGCTCGACGACGACGGTCACGGCGTGTACGTCCAGAATGTGAAAAACGAAGCTGGTGAGCAGTCGTCACGTGAAGACCTGCTCGAATCTCGCCTCCGGGGTCTCGAGCCCGAGGACTGGGACTTCGACGATCTCGACGACGAGGACGAGGCCAAGCTCCGGGAGGAGGTGTTCGGAGCATTCCTCGACAACAGCGCCGACGTTCGGTATTTTGGCGCGACGATGAGCGTCGACATGAAAGGGAGCTACGAACCGTTCGCTGAACACCTCCCGGACCACTTCACCGGCCCCGTCCAGTTCTCACCTGCGAAGACGCTCCACCCCGTCACCGAAAACGAGGAGTACAACAGCCTCACCAGCGTCATCGCGACCGGAGAGGGCAAAGAACAGGGTGGGTTCGACCTCGACGACCATCGTATTCAATACGGTTTCATCGCGTTCCACGGGCTGGTCGACGAACACGGAGCGGCCGATACGAAGCTTTCCACAGCAGACGTTGAGCGTCTCGACACGCTGACGTGGCGCGCGATCAAGAACCAGACTATCAGTCGGAGCAAAGTCGGCCAAGAGCCCCGGCTCTATCTCCGCGTGGAGTACAAGGACGAGAGCTTCCACCTCGGTGGGCTAACGCGGGATCTCGACATCGACGAAGATCGCTCGGTACCCACCGACGAACTCCGGAATGTTCGGGAGTTCACGCTCGACGGGACCGAGCTAGTCTCCCGACTGGACCGCCACGACGACCGCATCGCTCGCGTTCGCGTCGTTGCGAGCGACGTACTCGACGTGACCGTCGACGATGAGACCTACACGGCCGGCGACGAGGTCGGCGAACACGGCTTCTACGACGTCCTACGTGGGGCGGTGGGCGACGATATAGTCGAGGTCGTCAACGTCTACGACGAGGCCGCCGCCACGATGCCAGAGTGA
- a CDS encoding CRISPR-associated endonuclease Cas3'' yields MVEFTERPSHEDPDGKPIPLDRHLYDVCERVGWLIPDDARTPAGDSLVELVEAVALIHDFGKLTAWFRDHLLSDSDGKPDGPKHHAPISALLAYYVLESREFDETDCLLGFLAVARHHGRLPDAVDYVHRAGIEQSGRIQTLYRSDVRSQAAHIDETVPKLASVLVERATNSNGNWNEFLERLSRPESATELGWLAEGACSGRRLRPAPEKLPSGFYESVLQVWSALVFADKASAASLTTGVEVGKDAYRSTSPERQAIDDHIADIRAENATSDLGSRTERLNGRREEARQKVRDRAAEFVADDRRVATLTLPTGMGKTLTGLDAALTVLEETGTASTTGIKEGRLIYALPYTSIIDQVADESRELFEESDGDERITVDHHLAETLVSPPETAEEVADDAVENVAALLGESWRTGMVVTTFVQLFESLTGPTNARSMKLPSLYGSVVVLDEPQALPLEWWPLVDRLVELLTEEYGASVITMTATQPKLLSAGDQEPFSLVSDPDPYYAELDRLDFALHPSAVAMLPGWDGEQSDTDGGAEQGSLSYDRAGELVARRAEDGDSVLTICNTIDSSRELTEAVANQTAILNVNEMYAEQLDATEHRTDSVRPEKTLADAVRQRHEREPLLIHLTTRHRPCDRRHLIDVATDLAEAGEPVLFISTQLVEAGVDVSFDEVIRDFAPMDSLVQAAGRCNRSYDRARGRVTVWQLSPPPNREMTPASAVYGRGESLTKLTGQALATVYDGEPIPEPDVTRDAVDHYFELLEQRDVGADEYVDYLERAEAEQLSKLSLIDQRPAVDVIVTRTAEERKTVEEIRRMFAEYRWDKLNDLVESTADWQVSIPVYPGDNETIEKLSACEPLFSGADRLVLDGRPGRHNGYFDATDGVVIPDTSVEARLL; encoded by the coding sequence ATGGTCGAGTTCACGGAACGACCGTCGCACGAAGACCCTGACGGAAAACCAATCCCGCTCGACAGACATCTCTACGATGTTTGCGAGCGGGTAGGCTGGCTCATCCCCGATGACGCCAGGACACCTGCAGGGGATTCGCTCGTCGAATTGGTAGAGGCGGTGGCACTGATACATGACTTCGGGAAACTGACTGCGTGGTTTCGCGACCATCTTCTCTCGGACAGTGACGGTAAACCGGACGGACCGAAGCACCACGCACCGATTTCAGCGCTGCTCGCATACTACGTACTGGAATCTCGAGAGTTCGATGAAACCGATTGTCTCCTCGGCTTTCTCGCCGTTGCGAGACATCACGGCCGCCTCCCCGACGCGGTCGACTACGTTCATCGGGCGGGCATCGAACAGTCCGGCCGAATCCAGACGCTCTACCGGTCGGACGTGCGCAGCCAGGCGGCGCACATCGACGAAACCGTCCCCAAGCTAGCGAGTGTGCTCGTCGAACGGGCGACAAACAGCAACGGCAATTGGAACGAGTTCCTGGAACGGCTCTCCCGTCCCGAATCGGCCACCGAACTCGGATGGCTCGCAGAGGGAGCCTGTAGTGGCCGGCGTCTCCGCCCCGCTCCGGAGAAACTTCCATCTGGCTTCTACGAGTCGGTGCTTCAAGTCTGGAGCGCGCTCGTTTTTGCCGACAAGGCGAGCGCAGCGAGCCTGACGACAGGAGTCGAGGTAGGGAAGGATGCCTACCGATCAACGTCACCCGAACGACAGGCGATCGACGACCACATCGCCGATATCCGAGCCGAGAACGCCACTTCGGACCTCGGTTCACGCACGGAACGACTGAACGGGCGACGCGAAGAGGCTCGGCAAAAGGTCCGAGACCGCGCAGCCGAGTTCGTTGCCGATGATCGACGCGTCGCGACCCTAACGCTCCCCACAGGAATGGGGAAGACGCTCACTGGGTTGGATGCCGCTCTGACCGTCCTCGAAGAGACCGGTACTGCGTCGACCACGGGCATAAAGGAGGGGCGTCTCATCTATGCGCTGCCGTACACATCGATCATCGATCAGGTGGCAGACGAGAGCCGTGAGCTGTTCGAGGAGAGCGACGGGGACGAGCGGATCACAGTTGACCACCACCTCGCGGAAACGCTGGTTTCACCGCCGGAAACCGCCGAGGAAGTCGCCGACGATGCCGTCGAGAACGTCGCCGCCTTGCTGGGAGAGAGCTGGCGCACGGGGATGGTCGTAACGACGTTCGTCCAGCTATTCGAGAGCCTCACCGGCCCGACAAACGCCCGTTCGATGAAACTCCCATCGTTGTACGGGAGCGTAGTCGTTCTTGACGAGCCGCAGGCGCTGCCCCTGGAGTGGTGGCCGCTCGTGGATCGATTAGTGGAACTGTTGACCGAGGAGTACGGCGCGTCAGTGATCACCATGACAGCTACACAGCCCAAACTACTTTCTGCTGGAGATCAGGAGCCATTCTCGCTCGTTTCGGATCCCGATCCGTACTATGCGGAACTCGACAGACTCGATTTCGCACTCCACCCGTCCGCGGTCGCAATGCTTCCCGGCTGGGATGGAGAACAATCGGACACCGATGGGGGTGCCGAGCAGGGATCCCTCTCGTATGATCGAGCTGGCGAACTCGTAGCAAGACGAGCCGAGGACGGCGACTCCGTACTGACGATATGCAACACGATTGATAGCTCGAGGGAACTTACTGAGGCAGTCGCCAACCAAACGGCGATACTGAACGTCAATGAGATGTACGCTGAGCAACTCGACGCTACGGAGCACCGGACCGATTCAGTCCGCCCCGAGAAGACGCTTGCCGACGCGGTTCGTCAACGTCATGAGAGGGAACCATTATTAATACATCTCACAACACGACACCGGCCATGTGATCGACGCCACCTCATCGACGTCGCGACCGATCTCGCCGAGGCAGGCGAGCCGGTACTGTTCATCTCCACTCAGCTCGTCGAGGCCGGCGTCGACGTGAGCTTCGACGAGGTGATCCGCGATTTCGCACCGATGGACAGCCTGGTGCAGGCTGCGGGCCGGTGTAATCGATCGTACGATCGTGCTCGCGGACGCGTGACGGTCTGGCAGCTTTCGCCACCGCCGAACCGTGAGATGACGCCGGCCAGCGCAGTATATGGTCGCGGAGAGAGTCTGACAAAGCTGACGGGGCAAGCGTTGGCGACGGTATACGATGGCGAGCCGATACCTGAACCGGATGTGACTCGGGACGCCGTCGATCACTACTTCGAGTTACTCGAGCAGCGCGATGTCGGCGCCGACGAGTACGTCGATTACTTGGAGCGGGCAGAAGCCGAACAGCTCAGCAAGCTCTCGCTGATCGACCAGCGTCCTGCCGTCGACGTGATCGTGACGAGAACCGCTGAAGAACGGAAGACGGTAGAGGAGATCCGACGGATGTTCGCCGAGTATCGCTGGGACAAGCTCAACGACCTCGTCGAGTCGACCGCCGACTGGCAGGTCTCCATTCCCGTCTACCCCGGCGACAACGAGACGATAGAGAAACTCAGTGCGTGTGAGCCGTTGTTCTCGGGTGCCGATCGGCTGGTGCTGGACGGTCGTCCGGGACGGCACAACGGCTACTTTGACGCCACCGACGGCGTCGTCATCCCCGATACCAGCGTGGAGGCTCGATTGTTGTGA
- a CDS encoding RidA family protein: MRESVDSLSRQEKTETGPTFPDKPEEPTTTSDPSLIHPDSRLKTDEAVVIDRGTKTKYVTPASANADVPYVSGTIDDTSTGIYFEFHTDCHVMARKQIAPDGLIDASSIGYSHGIVVDGTLFMSGQVGWNEKFELAGEDVTSQTFKAFENVEILLEDIDRSLADVTKVTAHIVELQTNRDAFFEVWNEVFADPPYPCLTLLGPQQLAQDGLLVELEVEVPVED, from the coding sequence TTGAGGGAATCGGTCGATTCATTATCCCGACAGGAAAAGACTGAAACGGGTCCAACCTTCCCAGACAAGCCAGAGGAACCAACCACCACCTCGGACCCATCTCTCATCCATCCGGACTCACGCCTCAAGACCGACGAGGCCGTGGTGATCGACCGCGGCACGAAAACGAAATACGTCACGCCCGCGAGCGCTAACGCCGACGTTCCCTACGTTTCCGGAACAATCGACGACACATCGACCGGCATATACTTCGAGTTCCACACTGACTGCCATGTCATGGCACGGAAACAGATCGCTCCAGACGGGCTCATCGACGCCTCGAGCATCGGCTACAGTCATGGCATCGTCGTAGACGGCACCCTCTTTATGTCAGGGCAAGTCGGTTGGAATGAGAAATTCGAACTCGCTGGGGAAGATGTTACAAGCCAGACGTTCAAAGCGTTCGAGAACGTCGAAATACTCCTCGAAGACATCGATCGATCACTGGCTGACGTGACGAAGGTGACCGCGCACATCGTCGAGCTACAAACGAACCGGGACGCGTTCTTCGAGGTGTGGAACGAGGTATTCGCCGATCCACCGTATCCCTGTCTCACGCTCCTCGGACCACAGCAGCTCGCTCAGGACGGGTTACTCGTCGAACTCGAGGTCGAAGTTCCGGTTGAGGACTAA
- the cas5b gene encoding type I-B CRISPR-associated protein Cas5b gives MSQETLEGWADEDDTLPETCLSFELRGEWGHFRRVEGNIVKQTYRIIPRTTVAGLVAAVLGLERDSYYEAFGPEVSSIAVEAIEELRTINLPQNTLSTAKEHMTTMPSRGHARISMPDPTKLRQQHNYEVLVEPAYRVDLRLANDELRTRFRDHLRNGTAYYPPSLGLSEHLAEITYLGEFDVTPRERETTEVDSAVLEAVDNVELAPETEIKVERSPAFMAADEDGRTTTAFQSIAYATRTEPILVQNVETHEVDGRRVMFS, from the coding sequence ATGTCCCAAGAAACACTCGAAGGCTGGGCCGACGAGGATGACACCCTCCCGGAGACGTGTCTCTCCTTCGAACTCCGCGGAGAGTGGGGCCACTTCCGACGCGTCGAGGGGAACATCGTCAAACAGACCTACCGGATTATCCCGCGGACGACCGTCGCCGGCCTCGTTGCCGCGGTACTCGGGCTAGAGCGGGATAGCTACTACGAAGCGTTCGGCCCTGAAGTCTCGTCGATCGCAGTGGAGGCAATCGAGGAGCTTCGGACGATTAACCTGCCACAGAATACGCTCTCGACGGCTAAGGAACACATGACGACGATGCCCAGCCGCGGGCACGCACGCATCTCGATGCCCGACCCGACGAAACTCCGACAACAGCACAACTACGAAGTGTTAGTCGAACCCGCCTATCGGGTTGATCTTCGACTCGCAAACGACGAACTTCGTACCCGTTTTCGAGACCACCTCCGTAACGGTACTGCCTACTACCCACCGAGTCTCGGGCTCTCCGAGCATCTTGCAGAGATCACGTATCTGGGCGAGTTCGACGTGACTCCACGTGAGCGCGAAACCACCGAAGTGGATTCCGCGGTGCTCGAGGCGGTCGACAACGTCGAACTGGCGCCAGAGACCGAGATCAAAGTCGAACGGTCGCCCGCGTTCATGGCGGCCGACGAAGATGGCCGGACGACGACAGCGTTCCAGTCGATCGCATACGCGACCAGGACGGAGCCGATTCTGGTACAGAACGTCGAGACCCACGAAGTCGACGGCCGCCGAGTGATGTTCTCGTGA
- a CDS encoding helix-turn-helix transcriptional regulator, which produces MYDLTGFQRDLLYVAAGLDEPHGLAIKDELENYYEKEIHHGRLYPNLDTLVDKGLIEKGEADRRTNVYSVTRRGRREIEDRRHWEDQYVGDIL; this is translated from the coding sequence ATGTACGACCTGACTGGATTCCAGCGTGACCTCTTATATGTGGCCGCCGGACTAGACGAACCGCATGGACTCGCGATCAAGGACGAACTCGAGAACTACTACGAAAAAGAGATCCACCATGGCCGTCTCTATCCGAACCTTGACACTCTCGTCGACAAGGGGTTGATCGAGAAAGGTGAGGCCGATCGTCGGACGAACGTCTATTCCGTGACGCGCCGCGGACGTCGTGAGATCGAAGATCGACGACACTGGGAAGACCAGTACGTTGGAGACATTCTGTAA
- the cas6 gene encoding CRISPR-associated endoribonuclease Cas6, with protein sequence MRVLVHLRARADTTYQNDYHHKLRGRIWNALEGTEHEAVHDTNEPPGFSFSNPFPPQDMSEGDQRTLIVSAPQEELLSVIATDLQENPELNVGEMPFTVQGLSAITPDVGEPGSSGTIGTGTGLLVRIPPWRCEDYGIDNPGEEAVYWRPEHTIEPLREQLEANLDKKYSLFGPEYLPGPSETNGDLFDGYELLKTFAVPLQVTTDQRLTYVLSKWQFDYTVRNDDHRRHLNLALDCGLGERNALGLGFCNLTEKRDPYGKPAPEVHG encoded by the coding sequence ATGCGAGTGCTCGTACATCTCCGTGCACGAGCAGACACGACCTACCAGAACGACTACCACCACAAGCTTCGTGGTCGGATCTGGAACGCACTCGAAGGAACAGAGCATGAAGCGGTTCACGACACGAATGAGCCGCCTGGGTTCTCGTTCAGCAACCCATTCCCACCGCAGGACATGTCTGAAGGTGACCAACGGACCCTTATTGTCTCAGCGCCACAGGAAGAGCTTCTCTCGGTGATCGCAACGGATCTCCAAGAAAACCCCGAACTGAACGTTGGGGAAATGCCGTTTACCGTCCAGGGTCTCTCGGCCATCACGCCAGATGTCGGTGAACCGGGAAGCAGCGGGACGATCGGGACAGGGACCGGACTACTCGTCCGGATCCCACCGTGGCGCTGTGAGGACTACGGGATCGATAACCCAGGCGAAGAGGCAGTATATTGGCGCCCGGAGCACACAATCGAACCACTCCGCGAACAGCTTGAGGCGAATCTGGATAAGAAATACAGCCTGTTCGGCCCGGAATACCTCCCGGGTCCAAGCGAAACCAACGGTGACCTCTTTGATGGCTACGAACTGCTGAAAACCTTCGCCGTGCCATTGCAGGTAACAACGGACCAGAGGCTAACGTACGTACTCTCGAAATGGCAGTTCGATTATACGGTCCGCAATGATGATCATCGACGTCATCTCAACCTCGCACTGGACTGTGGACTCGGCGAGCGGAACGCGCTGGGGCTGGGATTCTGCAATCTTACCGAGAAACGCGATCCGTACGGAAAGCCAGCGCCAGAGGTGCATGGATGA
- the cas8b gene encoding type I-B CRISPR-associated protein Cas8b/Csh1, with product MSLLPEPSMFNERYGDDAKLARKLPNRPISSLRDLQYVYGRLYTLATAGGGEYAAYLTPEKSTDLFDEPESLLYLRVDLSGDEPGLDPDRPVGVERYGEGKVEAVAHSWYDSARGFDHSVTHRTGKNKEPEKVAEYLHERLTAWAVDDVIQDAAADHEDGWIINELATLGETENIRERIETAIDEQLDGKTTALTTVAVKVEPDGKFLLPGKASPVFNEAMRARKQAKLVSKGEATDSVGDATDLVTGHSGPAVGTAEDPLNYFLGKQLEKFPGFDPDQAWRTHPVSEDVAVTLMNASTFVDACDYYTMGANVYYLPYFFGRLGPEDARDLYQVLYELVHAEDMTPIESAYRSYQDTPRLQEVGKRFRFYVAAVMEHQTKRFDVFGDSMDGTLFSPVELTRKHEQVLQSWLYDAEGDADHPDPRLRAAFPTPDNWDIFVSEESTLLSTLATGWYFEQTFATGDDDASADDYRIRALVAVLSGEPLDVKAVLTEYVDRLLEDEGEEFPSFRVAAQYTQLCALADAGLLTGREAYEPVAEPLQLTDDHPTNDMYSDTPARADGGNVAGARETKLEQFLDQTPALDEEQPERRGSFLLGALVGQVTGYQQVSEGRSTTLIDQYPIKAVTESKLKRLASDVLNKNVVYSRENNMAGTMYREVVDRLVTTLPRIDIDGDWELDTTDLRFYYSLGVAYGMNNWASSDDEQADDQPTATQEEA from the coding sequence ATGAGTCTTCTTCCGGAGCCTTCGATGTTCAATGAACGCTATGGAGATGATGCAAAACTGGCGAGGAAACTCCCCAATCGACCGATCTCCTCGCTCCGCGATCTCCAATATGTATACGGGCGATTGTACACGCTTGCGACCGCCGGTGGAGGCGAGTACGCGGCCTATCTCACGCCGGAGAAGTCGACCGACCTGTTCGACGAGCCCGAGAGCCTGCTCTATCTCCGGGTCGACCTAAGTGGGGACGAACCGGGCCTCGATCCCGATAGGCCAGTCGGCGTTGAACGATACGGAGAGGGGAAGGTCGAAGCGGTCGCCCATTCGTGGTATGACTCCGCGCGGGGGTTCGACCACAGCGTCACACATCGTACAGGCAAGAACAAGGAGCCCGAGAAGGTCGCAGAGTACCTCCACGAGCGACTCACCGCGTGGGCGGTCGACGACGTGATTCAGGACGCCGCAGCCGACCACGAGGACGGCTGGATCATCAACGAACTCGCTACTCTTGGCGAGACGGAGAATATCCGGGAACGGATTGAGACTGCCATCGATGAACAGCTCGACGGCAAGACGACGGCGCTCACGACCGTGGCGGTCAAAGTCGAGCCGGACGGCAAGTTTCTCCTCCCGGGCAAGGCGAGCCCGGTGTTCAATGAGGCGATGCGGGCGCGAAAGCAGGCGAAACTCGTTTCAAAGGGAGAGGCCACCGACTCTGTAGGCGACGCGACCGACCTCGTAACCGGTCACTCCGGGCCAGCTGTCGGGACTGCCGAAGACCCGCTGAACTACTTCCTCGGCAAGCAACTCGAGAAGTTTCCAGGGTTCGACCCAGACCAGGCGTGGCGAACCCACCCAGTATCGGAGGACGTCGCGGTGACGCTGATGAACGCAAGCACGTTCGTCGACGCCTGCGACTACTACACGATGGGTGCGAACGTCTACTACCTCCCGTACTTCTTCGGACGGCTCGGTCCGGAAGACGCGCGGGACCTCTATCAGGTACTCTACGAGCTCGTTCACGCTGAGGATATGACGCCGATCGAAAGCGCCTACCGGAGCTACCAAGATACCCCGCGCCTCCAGGAAGTGGGCAAGCGGTTCCGCTTCTACGTCGCCGCGGTGATGGAACACCAGACCAAACGCTTCGACGTCTTCGGCGACAGCATGGACGGGACGCTGTTCTCGCCTGTCGAACTCACGCGAAAACACGAGCAGGTGCTCCAGTCGTGGCTGTACGATGCGGAGGGCGACGCCGACCATCCCGATCCTCGGCTTCGGGCCGCGTTCCCGACACCGGACAACTGGGACATCTTCGTCTCGGAGGAGTCAACACTGCTCAGTACCCTCGCCACGGGGTGGTACTTCGAACAGACGTTCGCTACGGGCGATGACGACGCCAGTGCCGATGATTACCGAATCCGAGCACTCGTTGCCGTGCTCTCAGGTGAGCCACTCGACGTCAAAGCTGTACTTACCGAGTACGTCGACCGGCTCCTGGAGGACGAAGGTGAGGAGTTCCCGAGTTTTCGTGTGGCCGCACAGTACACGCAGCTCTGTGCACTCGCCGACGCTGGCCTGCTGACCGGGCGTGAAGCGTACGAACCAGTCGCGGAACCACTGCAGTTGACAGACGATCATCCAACAAACGACATGTACTCAGACACACCAGCCCGAGCCGACGGCGGGAACGTCGCCGGGGCGCGGGAGACAAAGCTCGAACAGTTCCTCGATCAGACACCGGCTCTCGACGAGGAGCAGCCCGAACGACGTGGCAGCTTCCTCCTCGGCGCGCTGGTCGGCCAGGTGACTGGCTACCAGCAGGTGAGCGAGGGGCGCTCGACCACACTGATCGATCAGTATCCGATCAAAGCCGTCACCGAGTCAAAGCTGAAGCGACTCGCCAGCGACGTGTTGAACAAGAACGTCGTCTACTCCAGGGAGAACAATATGGCCGGAACGATGTACCGTGAGGTCGTCGACCGTCTGGTGACGACCCTACCCCGGATCGACATCGACGGCGACTGGGAACTCGACACGACCGACCTCCGATTCTACTACTCGCTCGGGGTCGCCTACGGGATGAACAACTGGGCGAGCAGCGACGACGAACAGGCCGACGACCAGCCCACAGCCACCCAGGAGGAAGCATGA
- a CDS encoding DNA-binding protein → MSSKNVFGNEVSVDEQAFEKADEAEVDEDGFEVVDETPEFQATVQMEIQAKVDANHPDGMIDTSDERIRGVTLEQEERIRAREAELERISAQAELGTQNGREQRTRDVAAKRSAERRTAFQKRAASVDPMADPERDDPRAELTQEQLAAVNRQSMRLAEKLDGWSRAAIGRRLAEAVVGGKDLMGAVVGVFEELETAPGQVVPIGKLEEIGRKEVSIEGRVTVLWESDSSAIQQVGLIEDESGRTKLTVWEKSNQPWIEEGERVRIHGAAKNWYNGRVSVALTGWSTVMFPERGRWWE, encoded by the coding sequence ATGTCGAGTAAGAACGTCTTTGGTAATGAGGTTTCGGTCGATGAACAGGCATTCGAAAAAGCAGACGAAGCAGAAGTCGATGAAGATGGGTTCGAGGTCGTTGACGAGACACCTGAGTTCCAGGCGACGGTGCAGATGGAGATCCAGGCGAAAGTCGATGCGAACCACCCGGATGGGATGATCGACACCAGTGACGAGCGGATTCGAGGTGTGACCCTCGAACAGGAAGAGCGCATTCGAGCGCGGGAGGCCGAGCTCGAGCGCATCAGTGCCCAGGCCGAACTGGGGACGCAGAACGGTCGGGAACAACGGACGCGAGACGTCGCGGCGAAGCGCAGCGCTGAGCGGCGTACAGCGTTCCAGAAACGGGCAGCGAGCGTGGATCCGATGGCGGACCCGGAACGAGACGATCCTCGTGCAGAACTCACGCAGGAGCAGCTGGCGGCGGTGAACAGACAGTCGATGCGGCTGGCGGAGAAGCTGGACGGCTGGTCGCGAGCGGCGATCGGCCGGCGACTGGCCGAAGCCGTGGTCGGTGGGAAGGACCTGATGGGTGCGGTCGTCGGGGTGTTCGAGGAACTGGAGACGGCACCAGGACAGGTGGTTCCAATCGGGAAGCTCGAGGAGATTGGTCGCAAAGAGGTGAGCATTGAGGGTCGTGTGACGGTCCTGTGGGAGAGCGACTCGTCGGCGATTCAGCAAGTCGGGCTCATCGAGGACGAGAGCGGGCGAACGAAGCTGACTGTCTGGGAGAAATCGAACCAACCCTGGATCGAAGAAGGCGAACGTGTGCGGATTCACGGGGCGGCGAAGAACTGGTACAACGGGCGCGTCTCCGTGGCCCTGACCGGGTGGAGCACCGTTATGTTCCCAGAACGCGGTCGGTGGTGGGAGTAG